TCTAACATGTCTAAAACTACTTGTCAAGAATTTCTTTCGCTTTTTCGGAAATAAATTTCACTACACCTTCGATGGATACTCCTGTTGTATCAAAGGTAATGGCATCATCTGCCGCCTTTAAAGGAGAAACTTCTCGATGAGAATCTTTATAGTCACGAGCCGCAATTTCCTGCTTTAGAGATTCCAAGTCGGTCTCAATGCCACGTTCCGTATTTTCCTTAAATCGACGAAGGGCCCGCTCTTCAACAGAGGCAATAAGGAATATTTTGAGTTCTGCCTGTGGTAAAACAACTGTTCCAATATCGCGACCATCCATGACAATACCACCAGCCTGGGCAATTTCCTGTTGCAGGCGTACCAATTCTTCCCGTACTAAAGGAAGTGCTGCTACTGCCGACACATTATTTGTTACTTGGTTATCACGAATTGGCAAAGTAACATCTTCATCCCCCACAAAAACTAATTGTTGGCCATTTTCATCACGCCCAAATCGAATAGGATACTGAGCAAGCAAGGCCACGATTCTATTTTGATCTGTGACCTCTATGCCGTTTGTCAAGGCTAGATAGGTAGCCGAGCGATACATAGCGCCTGTATCTAAGTAAGTATATCCAAAATTTTTAGCAATAATTTTAGCAACCGTTGACTTCCCACTTGAAGCTGGACCGTCAATTGCAATTTGAATTGATTTCATAACTCCTCTTTATCTAATACGAACTACATCACCTGGGTGTGCAAGCCAAGACCCTGTTGTCATTTTCTCTGGATTTAATCGCTCTAGCTCAGCAATTGAAATCCCGCCACGTGCGGCTAATTGTCCAACACCTTCACCTGCTTGAACAGTAAGGGTAGAGCCATCCGTAGCTTCTGCTAGACTGGAACTTGTTTCCGTTGTTTCTGTTTCTGTCACATCAGTAGAAGTAGACTCCTGTGTTTCTGCAACTGAAGTTGAACTTTCTGCTACAACTGCTGCGGAGCTTGGATTATAGAATTCTTTAGTTGAATCTGTTTTACTTCCTCCAACCGACAAATAGATGGCAGTGATACCAATAATCAGTACGATAACAAAGAAAATAATTGCCAAGACTGTAAATACTGTTGTACTTGCTACTCCCTTGTTTAAACGTTCTTTTCGACTAACTGTTTCTGTTTGATAAACTTCTTCATTCCATGGCTCTTGTGACATTATCGAGAAAACTCCTTGTATTTTTATTAAAATATGATTACAATACTAATATGAAAATAAAACTTATTCCTGAACGGTGCATTGCCTGCGGGCTCTGCCAAACCTATTCATCTATATTCGATTATGATGACGACGGTATCGTTGTTTTTTCAGACGACTCACAATTTGAGAAAACGATTGAACCCAATCCAGATATTCTCAAAGCCATCAAATCATGTCCTACAAAAGCCATTTCAACGGATTGATTTGGCTTTTTTTGTATAATACTCTTCAAAATAATCCTGTTTTATTAAATGGTCTATTAATTCAATCTCACCCTTGAAGCAATTATGAATAGCTAAATGGTTAATAAAGTATTTTTTCGGCCATTTGCGCATGTGATACACCTGCCCATTGGGAAATTCTTGTGAAAATATGCGAATAGCTAGATAAGAAACTTCAATTTTTTCTATGGTAGCAATTTCAATTTTCTGTACTGCAAAAGGATTAGCCGAAGCAATCCGTAAATGCTTTTCTTTTATCTCGAAATAGCGATGTAAGCCAAGCACTACTAATACAGCAAAGAGAGAGAGAAGTAAGATAAATAATCTTGACACTCTCAACTTTTCCAATAAAAGTGTCATGCCAATGAAAATAGGCGTGAAGGTAAGTGACCAGTAAATAATGGCCCATGATAAATCCGGTTGCCAATGGTAACGAATTTTACCAAAAATTTTGATCATATCGGACCTCCATCTATTATTCTAGCACAAAAAAAGAGATTTTCCTATGAAAACCTCTATCTTTTGAAATTTTTTATTACATTTACATGACAATATTAGTTGGTTTGTAAAACTTCTGAAACGATTTTGAAATATTTTGAGTAGGAATTGGTGGGAACACAATGATTAACAACCAAAATATTTTAGCCGTTCGTCTCTTGACTCTTAACATAGTAACTCAGGAGAAACTTGGCAATAAACTTTGGCCAGAACAACAAATACATTTCATAGTCTTCTTTTGTACGAATATTGTTTTCAATGCTATTTGTCGTCTCAGATTCTTCATGAATGCGATGATACATCAAACTCTCATCTACAAAGGTAAAGCTACCATTTTTTTGTGCAATCTGATACCAAGCAAACCAATCAAGAGAAACTTTCATTGCTTCATTAAACTTGAAATCATTCAGTTTCTTCAAATTATAGGTCACAGCTGGACAAGAAATTGGATTACCAAAAGCTAAAACCCTATTCCGCCAAAACTTCCATTTGGGAAACATGGCCATTGTCCGTAACATGAGTTGCTTGATTTTCAAGTTTGAAGTTAAGGGAATAGCCACACCTTCCTTAACTTCCTGGTAATCTGAATAAGCAATCAACGTTTCCTCTGTCATCTGAGACATTATTTTTTCACAATAGTCTGGTAAATAAATATCATCTTGATGAGCAATTGTAGCATAAGGGGTTGTTACAAAAGAGAGTGCTAAATTCCAATCTTTTCCAATACCACCTCCTTGCGCGGTATGCATTACGATTGCATTCTTTTGGCAAATTTGTTCTATATATTCACTCGGAGTACTAGTGTATAGGATGAGTTGTGATTGAAGTGTTTGCTGCTTTAACGAATGGATGCATTCTTCTAGATACTTACTATCTCCATAAGCACAGATAACAAATGTATGGTTATTCTGCATGATGCTCCTCCAACTCAGAGATTCTTTTTTTAGCCATTGATACTTCTTGAATTAAATTTTTAATCTGCTGCTTTTGTTGAGATAAAGCCATACTATGCAAAAATCCAATCACCAAGAGAACAAAAATTGCCACAGATAACAAGAAATTGGAAGTCAGACCAAACCCGAATAAATAAGCCAATTTAATAGGAATAACATCAAAGAGTGCAAAAACAATCAGTCCGAAGCCAATAACAATCCACATAAAGGCATGTTCGAATAAAATCTTATTTTTATTAATATTCCTAAAAATAAAATACAAAAAACCTAGTGAGGCAAGAAACATAGCTAATGCTTGCATAGTCATTATTCCCCCTCCTTCATAAGCGAAGCAATCAAAATAGATGAGCAAACTTCTACCATGTAGCGGATGGACTTAAATGGAGTAATCGAAGAAACCCCTCCTGCTCTCTCAAACATATTAGCAGGTGCTTCTACTACTTGGAAATTTTGCTTTAGTAAATGAACAGTTGATTCTGGTTCCGGATATTTCGTAGGGTATCGTCTGGCGAATTGAGCAATTACTTTTCTATTTCCCAAACGATAACCAGATGTTGTATCCCAAATGCGTTTTCCAGTTGTTATTTTTATCATATTTGAAATAACACCTATTCCAAATCTTCTCATAAAACTGGTTTGAAATTCTGACAAGGTTTCACCAACAAAGCGTGAGCCAATCACCATATCAGCTTGACCAACTAAGATTGGCTGAATTAAGCTATTTAATGAACGAATGTCATGCTGACCATCACCATCAAATTGAACTGCTACGTCATAGTCATTGTCCAAGGCATATTTATATCCCGTCTGAACAGCTCCACCAATACCTAAATTTTGTACTAGGTGAACAGAATTTAATTTATTTTGTATCAAAATTTGTTTAGTGCTATCCGTTGAGCCATCATTAATGACAACATAATCCAATTGGAAATTCACACTATTTCTATAATCTATAATT
This region of Streptococcus suis genomic DNA includes:
- the cmk gene encoding (d)CMP kinase, whose translation is MKSIQIAIDGPASSGKSTVAKIIAKNFGYTYLDTGAMYRSATYLALTNGIEVTDQNRIVALLAQYPIRFGRDENGQQLVFVGDEDVTLPIRDNQVTNNVSAVAALPLVREELVRLQQEIAQAGGIVMDGRDIGTVVLPQAELKIFLIASVEERALRRFKENTERGIETDLESLKQEIAARDYKDSHREVSPLKAADDAITFDTTGVSIEGVVKFISEKAKEILDK
- a CDS encoding SAG1386/EF1546 family surface-associated protein is translated as MSQEPWNEEVYQTETVSRKERLNKGVASTTVFTVLAIIFFVIVLIIGITAIYLSVGGSKTDSTKEFYNPSSAAVVAESSTSVAETQESTSTDVTETETTETSSSLAEATDGSTLTVQAGEGVGQLAARGGISIAELERLNPEKMTTGSWLAHPGDVVRIR
- a CDS encoding ferredoxin, with the protein product MKIKLIPERCIACGLCQTYSSIFDYDDDGIVVFSDDSQFEKTIEPNPDILKAIKSCPTKAISTD
- a CDS encoding EbsA family protein; its protein translation is MIKIFGKIRYHWQPDLSWAIIYWSLTFTPIFIGMTLLLEKLRVSRLFILLLSLFAVLVVLGLHRYFEIKEKHLRIASANPFAVQKIEIATIEKIEVSYLAIRIFSQEFPNGQVYHMRKWPKKYFINHLAIHNCFKGEIELIDHLIKQDYFEEYYTKKAKSIR
- a CDS encoding glycosyltransferase family 2 protein, with the translated sequence MQNNHTFVICAYGDSKYLEECIHSLKQQTLQSQLILYTSTPSEYIEQICQKNAIVMHTAQGGGIGKDWNLALSFVTTPYATIAHQDDIYLPDYCEKIMSQMTEETLIAYSDYQEVKEGVAIPLTSNLKIKQLMLRTMAMFPKWKFWRNRVLAFGNPISCPAVTYNLKKLNDFKFNEAMKVSLDWFAWYQIAQKNGSFTFVDESLMYHRIHEESETTNSIENNIRTKEDYEMYLLFWPKFIAKFLLSYYVKSQETNG
- a CDS encoding DUF2304 domain-containing protein, translated to MTMQALAMFLASLGFLYFIFRNINKNKILFEHAFMWIVIGFGLIVFALFDVIPIKLAYLFGFGLTSNFLLSVAIFVLLVIGFLHSMALSQQKQQIKNLIQEVSMAKKRISELEEHHAE
- a CDS encoding glycosyltransferase family 2 protein, translated to MKVLMIIPAYNEEESILQTVQGIIDYRNSVNFQLDYVVINDGSTDSTKQILIQNKLNSVHLVQNLGIGGAVQTGYKYALDNDYDVAVQFDGDGQHDIRSLNSLIQPILVGQADMVIGSRFVGETLSEFQTSFMRRFGIGVISNMIKITTGKRIWDTTSGYRLGNRKVIAQFARRYPTKYPEPESTVHLLKQNFQVVEAPANMFERAGGVSSITPFKSIRYMVEVCSSILIASLMKEGE